The following are encoded together in the Methylorubrum sp. B1-46 genome:
- the napA gene encoding nitrate reductase catalytic subunit NapA — translation MDVSRRTLLKAQAAAAAAAVAGVDLPAHAQNLAAGEDIALKWSKAPCRFCGTGCGVMVGVKDGRVVATHGDMQAEVNRGLNCVKGYFLSKIMYGADRLTQPLMRVRDGKFDKNAELQPVSWEQAFDEMARQWKRVLREKGPKAVGMFGSGQWTLFEGYAATKLMRAGFRSNNLDPNARHCMASAAVGFIRTFGMDEPMGCYDDFEHADAFVLWGSNMAEMHPILWTRIIDRRLSAPHVRVATLSTYEHRTTDLSDQTLIFKPGTDLAILNFVANYIIQNGAVNRDFVERHVNFRMANTDIGYGLRPEHVLEQRAAHANEAAVSQASNFDAYARMVSDYTLEKTAELSGVSKERLLTLAKLYADPKTKVMSLWTMGFNQHVRGVWANHLVYNIHLLTGKIAEPGNSPFSLTGQPSACGTAREVGTFSHRLPADMQVNNPEHRKKAEEIWKLPPGLLNGEIGYHAVQQDRMLRDGKLNAYWIMCNNNLQTAPNTNNETYPGYRNPANFVVCSDPYPTVTAMAADVVLPTAMWVEKEGAYGNAERRTHMWRQLVNAPGDARSDLWQLMEFSKRFTTDEVWSPETLAAHPEYKSKSLFDVLWRNGNVDRFGLDGIAADHENYESKQFGFYVQKGLFEEYAAFGRGHGHDMAPFDRYHEVRGLRWPVVDGKETRWRYREGYDPYVEKGSSVQFYGNPDHRAIVMAAPYEPPAESPDQEYDLWLVTGRVLEHWHSGSMTMRVPELYRAFTGAVMFMHPDDAQKRGLRRGQEVRIVSRRGEIRSRLETRGRNKMPPGRIFVPFFDASQLINKATLDATDPISKQTDFKKCAVKVIGVAMTERGAE, via the coding sequence ATGGACGTGTCCCGACGGACCTTGCTCAAGGCACAGGCCGCCGCCGCCGCCGCCGCGGTCGCCGGTGTAGACCTGCCGGCCCACGCCCAGAATCTTGCCGCAGGCGAGGATATCGCCCTGAAATGGTCGAAGGCGCCGTGCCGCTTCTGCGGCACCGGATGCGGCGTGATGGTCGGGGTGAAGGACGGCCGCGTGGTGGCGACGCACGGCGACATGCAGGCCGAGGTCAACCGCGGCCTCAACTGCGTAAAGGGCTACTTCCTCTCCAAGATCATGTACGGCGCCGACCGTCTCACGCAGCCGCTGATGCGCGTCCGCGACGGCAAGTTCGACAAGAACGCCGAATTGCAGCCGGTCTCCTGGGAACAAGCCTTCGACGAAATGGCCCGGCAGTGGAAGCGGGTCCTGCGCGAGAAGGGTCCGAAGGCCGTCGGCATGTTCGGCTCCGGCCAGTGGACGCTGTTCGAAGGCTACGCCGCCACCAAGCTCATGCGGGCCGGGTTCCGCTCGAACAACCTCGATCCGAACGCCCGCCACTGCATGGCCTCGGCCGCCGTCGGCTTCATCCGCACCTTCGGCATGGACGAGCCGATGGGGTGCTACGACGACTTCGAGCATGCCGACGCCTTCGTGCTCTGGGGCTCGAACATGGCCGAGATGCATCCGATCCTTTGGACCCGGATCATCGACCGCCGCTTGAGCGCGCCGCATGTCCGTGTGGCGACGCTCTCGACCTACGAGCACCGGACGACCGACCTGTCCGACCAGACCCTTATCTTCAAGCCGGGGACCGATCTCGCGATCCTCAACTTCGTGGCGAACTACATCATCCAGAACGGCGCCGTGAACCGCGACTTCGTCGAGCGTCACGTGAACTTCCGGATGGCCAACACCGACATCGGCTACGGCCTGCGGCCCGAGCACGTGCTGGAGCAGCGCGCCGCACACGCCAACGAGGCTGCGGTCTCCCAAGCGTCGAATTTCGACGCCTATGCCCGGATGGTGAGCGACTACACGCTTGAGAAGACTGCCGAGCTCAGCGGCGTGTCGAAGGAGCGCCTCCTGACGCTCGCGAAGCTTTACGCCGACCCAAAGACCAAGGTGATGTCGCTCTGGACCATGGGGTTCAACCAGCACGTACGCGGCGTCTGGGCGAACCACCTCGTCTACAACATCCATCTCCTGACCGGTAAGATCGCGGAGCCCGGGAACAGCCCGTTCTCCCTCACCGGGCAGCCGTCTGCCTGCGGCACGGCCCGCGAGGTCGGGACCTTCTCGCACCGCCTGCCGGCGGACATGCAGGTCAACAACCCCGAGCACCGCAAGAAGGCCGAGGAGATCTGGAAGCTGCCGCCGGGCCTGCTGAACGGCGAGATCGGCTACCACGCGGTGCAGCAGGACCGCATGCTCCGGGACGGCAAGCTCAATGCCTACTGGATCATGTGCAACAACAACCTCCAGACGGCCCCAAACACCAACAACGAGACCTATCCGGGTTACCGCAATCCGGCGAACTTCGTCGTCTGCTCCGATCCCTACCCCACCGTGACAGCCATGGCGGCCGACGTCGTGCTGCCGACCGCCATGTGGGTGGAGAAGGAGGGAGCCTACGGCAACGCCGAGCGCCGCACCCACATGTGGCGCCAACTCGTCAACGCGCCGGGCGATGCGCGGTCGGATCTCTGGCAGCTGATGGAATTCTCGAAGCGGTTCACCACCGACGAGGTCTGGTCGCCGGAAACCCTCGCCGCCCATCCGGAGTACAAGAGCAAGTCGCTCTTCGACGTGCTCTGGCGAAACGGCAACGTCGACCGCTTCGGCCTGGACGGGATCGCCGCGGACCACGAAAATTACGAATCCAAGCAATTCGGCTTCTACGTGCAGAAGGGCCTGTTCGAGGAGTACGCCGCGTTCGGGCGTGGCCACGGTCACGACATGGCGCCGTTCGACCGCTACCATGAGGTCCGCGGCCTGCGCTGGCCTGTCGTCGATGGCAAGGAGACGCGCTGGCGCTACCGCGAGGGCTACGACCCCTATGTCGAGAAGGGCAGCAGCGTTCAGTTCTACGGCAACCCGGACCACCGGGCGATCGTCATGGCGGCGCCCTACGAGCCCCCGGCCGAGTCGCCTGATCAGGAATACGACCTCTGGCTGGTGACGGGCCGCGTGCTGGAGCACTGGCACTCTGGTTCGATGACGATGCGGGTGCCCGAACTCTACCGGGCCTTCACCGGCGCTGTCATGTTCATGCATCCCGACGACGCGCAGAAGCGCGGCCTCCGGCGCGGCCAAGAGGTGCGCATCGTGTCGCGACGCGGCGAGATCCGCTCGCGCCTCGAGACGCGGGGACGCAACAAGATGCCGCCGGGCCGCATCTTCGTCCCGTTCTTCGACGCGAGCCAATTGATCAACAAGGCCACGCTGGACGCGACGGATCCGATCTCGAAGCAGACTGACTTCAAGAAATGCGCCGTCAAGGTGATCGGTGTGGCGATGACGGAACGTGGGGCGGAATGA
- a CDS encoding transposase, whose amino-acid sequence MLKLRQIEVQTAQGKSLALACKETEISEQSYYRWCKEYGGLQVDQARKMKDLERENARLRRLVADLSLVGQVLAGVASGSLFSIRGSSVNSPACSSLSSA is encoded by the coding sequence GTGCTGAAGCTGCGCCAGATCGAGGTGCAGACCGCCCAGGGCAAGAGCTTGGCGCTGGCGTGCAAGGAGACAGAGATCTCCGAGCAGAGCTATTACCGCTGGTGCAAGGAGTACGGCGGCCTGCAGGTCGATCAAGCCCGGAAGATGAAGGATCTTGAGCGCGAGAATGCTCGGTTGCGCCGCCTCGTGGCGGATCTATCCCTGGTGGGTCAGGTGCTGGCGGGCGTCGCCTCGGGAAGCTTGTTCTCTATTCGGGGTTCATCGGTCAACTCCCCTGCGTGCTCATCCCTATCCAGTGCGTGA
- a CDS encoding nitrate reductase cytochrome c-type subunit produces MRPFLLSAVAGVTCLVAGALFAQEAPRLTGPAPFTKEAAAPPMQRQITDDVRRKRNYPDQPPLIPHAIEGYALDLNANKCLSCHARKFTEQSQAPMISVTHYQDREGNTLGGVSPRRYACLACHVPQTGARPLVPNTFVDMDALVEGEPRGR; encoded by the coding sequence ATGCGTCCTTTCCTGCTTTCCGCAGTCGCGGGCGTAACATGCCTCGTCGCGGGGGCGCTGTTCGCGCAGGAAGCCCCGCGGCTGACCGGTCCGGCGCCGTTCACCAAGGAGGCGGCTGCCCCGCCGATGCAGCGACAGATCACTGACGACGTCCGGCGCAAGCGCAACTACCCGGACCAACCGCCCCTGATCCCGCACGCAATCGAGGGTTACGCGCTCGACCTCAACGCGAACAAGTGCCTGTCCTGCCATGCGCGCAAGTTCACCGAGCAGTCGCAGGCGCCGATGATCAGCGTCACCCACTATCAGGACCGAGAAGGGAACACCTTGGGTGGCGTCTCGCCGCGCCGCTACGCTTGCCTCGCTTGCCACGTGCCGCAGACCGGCGCCCGTCCACTGGTGCCGAACACCTTCGTCGACATGGACGCGCTCGTCGAAGGCGAGCCGCGGGGGCGTTGA
- a CDS encoding TerD family protein, translated as MPVNLSKGGTVSLSKEAPGLSAILAGLGWDNRVSDGKPFDLDASVFLLGADGKCAGDAAFIFYNNKKSADGSVEHMGDNTTGQGDGDDEVVKIDLAKVPEAITRLVFAVTIHEAKERSQNFGQVQNAYIRVVNQAGGAELAKYDLSEDASTETAMVFGEVYRHNGEWKFKAVGQGFAGGLGDLARSYGINA; from the coding sequence ATGCCTGTGAACCTTAGCAAGGGGGGCACCGTCTCGCTCTCCAAGGAAGCCCCCGGCCTCTCTGCCATTCTCGCAGGCCTTGGGTGGGATAACCGCGTCTCGGACGGCAAGCCCTTCGACCTGGATGCCTCCGTGTTCCTGCTGGGAGCCGACGGGAAATGCGCCGGTGATGCGGCGTTCATCTTCTACAACAACAAGAAGTCCGCAGATGGTTCCGTCGAGCATATGGGCGACAACACGACGGGGCAGGGCGACGGCGACGACGAGGTCGTGAAGATCGATCTTGCCAAGGTTCCAGAAGCGATTACGCGCCTCGTGTTCGCCGTTACGATCCACGAAGCGAAGGAGAGAAGCCAAAATTTCGGGCAGGTGCAAAACGCTTACATTCGCGTGGTCAACCAAGCCGGGGGCGCGGAACTCGCAAAGTACGATCTGTCGGAAGACGCCTCGACCGAGACTGCGATGGTGTTCGGTGAGGTCTATCGCCATAATGGCGAGTGGAAGTTCAAGGCTGTCGGACAAGGGTTCGCGGGTGGCCTCGGGGACCTTGCCCGGTCCTACGGCATCAACGCCTGA
- a CDS encoding DUF475 domain-containing protein, with protein sequence MAANLKYFRYAIGLSALMFVALAFSKGGLALLPLAMVLAVMELAVSFDNAIVNAKVMERMSPFWRQAFITVGIFIAVFGMRFYLPIQIVSWLGGISLSEASHLAYADPGRFAQILISSHAIVSGFGGAFLMMIFLKFFIDSEREGNWLPGVESVLGHLGHLEGIQILITGVAAGFTAYLMPEGKGVAFFVAAMAGIGTHITVDLIKEGLEAIDLRMQERSGAAGGQAMATGGLGMFLYLEIFDASMSFDGVIAAFAITNNILVVAVGLGVGAVFVRSLTLLFFDTKSLAEYRYLEPGAFWAIGGLSAFMFVAAVTHVPEWLISAYGGGVIVIAFIHSVVANRGDSARRAGLGLSEAVERKIGSPEASRASA encoded by the coding sequence GTGGCCGCGAATTTGAAGTATTTCCGGTACGCCATCGGGCTGTCAGCGCTGATGTTCGTTGCCCTCGCTTTTTCGAAAGGAGGCTTGGCACTCCTACCTCTAGCGATGGTCTTGGCCGTCATGGAATTGGCTGTCAGTTTCGACAATGCCATCGTCAACGCCAAGGTGATGGAGCGTATGTCCCCGTTCTGGCGACAGGCTTTCATCACGGTTGGCATCTTCATCGCCGTCTTCGGGATGCGCTTCTATCTACCCATCCAGATCGTTAGCTGGCTCGGTGGCATTTCCCTGTCCGAGGCCTCGCACCTAGCCTATGCCGATCCGGGACGGTTCGCGCAGATCCTGATCTCCAGCCACGCGATCGTATCGGGCTTCGGCGGCGCGTTCCTGATGATGATCTTCCTGAAGTTCTTCATCGATTCCGAGCGCGAGGGAAATTGGCTCCCAGGGGTCGAGTCCGTACTGGGCCATCTCGGCCATCTGGAAGGAATCCAGATCCTGATCACGGGCGTCGCGGCTGGCTTTACGGCCTACCTGATGCCAGAGGGTAAGGGAGTCGCATTCTTCGTTGCCGCCATGGCCGGCATTGGGACACACATCACCGTCGACCTCATCAAGGAGGGACTTGAGGCCATCGACTTGCGCATGCAGGAGAGGTCGGGTGCCGCAGGCGGACAAGCCATGGCGACAGGCGGCCTCGGCATGTTCCTCTACTTGGAAATTTTCGATGCAAGCATGTCGTTCGATGGCGTGATCGCCGCCTTCGCCATCACGAACAACATTCTCGTCGTGGCTGTGGGGCTTGGCGTCGGTGCGGTTTTCGTACGCTCGCTGACGCTTCTGTTCTTCGACACCAAGTCGCTGGCGGAGTACCGCTACCTAGAGCCGGGTGCATTCTGGGCCATCGGTGGCTTGTCCGCTTTCATGTTCGTTGCCGCCGTGACGCACGTGCCGGAGTGGTTGATCTCAGCCTATGGTGGCGGTGTCATCGTGATCGCCTTCATCCACAGTGTCGTTGCCAACCGCGGAGACTCCGCTCGTAGAGCCGGACTGGGCCTGTCGGAAGCCGTTGAACGAAAGATCGGATCTCCGGAAGCCAGTCGGGCCTCGGCGTAA
- the hemA gene encoding 5-aminolevulinate synthase, with the protein MRLRTASNTLRAFSPTRGKDGHDYAGFFSAAVSRLHAEQRYRVFADIERISGRFPQATWRRPEGGSREITVWCSNDYLGMGQHPEVVGALTQTAARCGVGAGGTRNIAGNNSPLVDLERELADLHGKEAGLVFTSGYVSNQAGISTIARLIPNCLILSDAFNHNSMIEGVRHSGCEKRVFRHNDLEHLEQLLAEAGDRPKLIAFESVYSMDGDVAPIAAICDLADVYGAMTYLDEVHAVGLYGERGAGIAERDGVMHRVDVIEGTLAKGFGCVGGYITGSGVLCDAVRSHAAGFIFTTALPPAIAAAAHASVCYLKRSKVEREAHQRQAARTKAALEAAGLPVLHTETHIVPLMVGDAELCKATADRLLEQHGIYIQPINYPTVPRGTERLRITPSPFHDDERISALTAALVETWDTLGIPRAGTAFEIAAE; encoded by the coding sequence ATGCGTCTTCGAACGGCTTCGAACACCCTCCGCGCTTTCTCTCCCACGCGAGGGAAAGATGGACACGATTACGCTGGCTTCTTCTCGGCGGCCGTGTCGCGCCTACACGCCGAGCAGCGCTACCGCGTCTTCGCTGATATCGAGCGCATCTCGGGCCGCTTCCCGCAGGCGACGTGGCGGCGGCCGGAGGGCGGCAGCCGCGAGATCACGGTTTGGTGCTCCAACGACTATCTCGGCATGGGCCAGCACCCGGAGGTCGTCGGTGCCCTGACGCAGACGGCCGCCCGCTGCGGCGTCGGCGCCGGCGGCACCCGCAACATCGCCGGCAACAACTCGCCGCTGGTCGATCTGGAGCGTGAACTCGCCGACCTCCACGGCAAGGAGGCGGGCCTCGTCTTCACCTCCGGCTACGTCTCGAACCAGGCCGGCATCTCGACGATCGCCCGGCTGATCCCGAACTGCCTGATCCTCTCGGACGCCTTCAACCACAACTCGATGATCGAGGGCGTGCGCCATTCCGGCTGCGAGAAGCGCGTCTTCCGCCACAACGACCTCGAGCATCTCGAGCAGCTGCTTGCCGAGGCCGGCGATCGTCCCAAGCTGATCGCCTTCGAGTCCGTCTATTCGATGGACGGCGACGTGGCGCCGATCGCGGCGATTTGCGACCTCGCCGACGTCTACGGTGCCATGACCTATCTCGACGAGGTCCACGCCGTCGGCCTCTACGGCGAGCGCGGCGCCGGCATCGCCGAGCGCGACGGCGTGATGCACCGGGTCGACGTGATCGAGGGCACGCTGGCCAAGGGGTTCGGCTGCGTCGGCGGCTACATCACCGGCTCGGGCGTGCTGTGCGACGCGGTTCGCAGTCACGCGGCCGGCTTCATCTTCACCACCGCCCTGCCGCCGGCCATCGCCGCGGCCGCCCACGCCTCTGTGTGCTACCTCAAGCGCTCGAAGGTCGAGCGCGAGGCGCATCAGCGCCAAGCCGCCCGCACCAAGGCGGCGCTGGAGGCCGCCGGTCTGCCGGTGCTGCACACCGAGACCCATATCGTGCCGCTGATGGTGGGCGACGCCGAGCTGTGCAAGGCGACGGCCGACCGCTTGCTGGAGCAGCACGGCATCTACATCCAGCCGATCAACTACCCCACCGTCCCGCGCGGCACCGAGCGGCTGCGCATCACGCCCTCCCCCTTCCACGACGACGAGCGGATCAGCGCGCTGACCGCGGCCCTGGTTGAGACCTGGGACACCCTCGGGATCCCGCGCGCAGGCACCGCATTCGAGATCGCCGCTGAGTGA
- a CDS encoding NapC/NirT family cytochrome c, whose translation MAAIAKAWSWFWLNPWVQTVTRPPVTLSLGFLTLGGFVAGVLFWGGFNTALEHTNTEKFCISCHEMKTNVFAELQGTIHYSNRSGVRATCPDCHVPHQWTDKIARKMQASKEVWGHIFGSIDTRDKFLDMRRHLAEHEWARMKANDSLECRNCHSAQSMDVSKQNPRAAAAHEKSLFTGEKTCIDCHKGIAHKLPNMQGVPGWH comes from the coding sequence ATGGCGGCAATCGCGAAGGCATGGTCCTGGTTCTGGCTGAACCCTTGGGTGCAGACCGTCACGCGTCCGCCGGTCACGCTGTCGCTCGGCTTCCTGACCCTCGGCGGCTTCGTCGCTGGCGTACTGTTCTGGGGCGGTTTTAACACGGCACTCGAGCATACGAACACCGAAAAATTCTGCATCTCGTGCCACGAGATGAAGACGAACGTCTTCGCGGAGCTTCAGGGTACCATCCATTATTCCAATCGCTCGGGGGTCCGTGCGACTTGCCCGGACTGCCACGTGCCGCATCAATGGACCGACAAGATCGCCCGCAAGATGCAAGCCTCGAAAGAGGTCTGGGGACACATCTTCGGCTCCATCGACACCCGGGACAAGTTCCTGGACATGCGCCGGCACTTGGCCGAGCATGAATGGGCGCGGATGAAGGCCAACGACTCGCTTGAATGCCGTAATTGTCACAGCGCTCAGTCGATGGACGTGTCGAAGCAGAACCCACGGGCGGCGGCGGCGCACGAGAAGAGCCTGTTCACGGGCGAGAAGACCTGCATCGACTGCCACAAGGGTATCGCCCACAAGCTTCCCAACATGCAGGGGGTTCCTGGATGGCACTGA
- a CDS encoding IS701 family transposase yields MAERPLGQDLDAWLVPFLAAMGRKTRRTWAPLYLRGLLGPGDRKSLQPMAARLGLPGHDQLQHFIASPAWDDGPLWAELTRTADRLVGGSDACLVIDDTALPKKGTRSVGVARQYCGHLGKKANCQSLVSLTLARGEVPVPLGLHLFLPEEWVADPKRCERAGVPEAAVVPQSKGEIALAELDRLQAEGVRFGVVLADAGYGCSAVFRHGLDARGLTWAVGIAKKQKVYDPDVRLVEPGGRARRPVPDQEPREAEAVLATLPWRRVTWRQGTKGALAARFAMTRVRVGDGPIWGNNRHLPGAEVWLVGEWRTSGERKYYLSNLPPRTTRRALAGTIKARWVCEQGHQQLKEELGLDHFEGRSWTGLHRHALMTCIACAYLQHLRLAGPDRTDGGKKGGRPTGTATVSEPAGRAAGHHRPPVRRSHPTGAMPTLSAPLPAAI; encoded by the coding sequence ATGGCCGAGAGACCGTTGGGTCAGGATCTCGATGCGTGGCTGGTGCCGTTCCTAGCTGCGATGGGGCGCAAGACGCGGCGGACCTGGGCGCCGCTGTACCTGCGCGGCCTGCTCGGCCCCGGGGATCGCAAGAGCCTGCAGCCGATGGCCGCCCGTCTCGGGCTGCCGGGCCACGACCAACTGCAGCACTTCATCGCCAGCCCGGCCTGGGACGACGGCCCGCTCTGGGCGGAACTCACCCGTACCGCGGACCGGCTGGTCGGCGGATCCGATGCCTGTCTGGTGATCGACGATACGGCGCTGCCGAAGAAGGGCACGCGCTCGGTGGGCGTGGCGCGCCAGTACTGCGGGCACCTCGGCAAGAAGGCCAACTGCCAGTCGCTCGTCTCCCTCACCCTGGCGCGGGGCGAGGTGCCCGTGCCGTTGGGCCTGCACCTGTTCCTGCCGGAGGAGTGGGTCGCCGACCCGAAGCGGTGTGAGCGGGCAGGTGTGCCCGAGGCGGCGGTGGTGCCGCAGAGCAAGGGCGAGATCGCGCTTGCCGAACTCGACCGCCTGCAGGCCGAGGGCGTTCGCTTCGGTGTGGTGCTGGCCGATGCCGGCTACGGCTGTAGCGCCGTGTTTCGGCATGGCCTCGACGCGCGCGGGCTGACCTGGGCGGTGGGGATCGCCAAGAAACAGAAGGTCTACGATCCCGACGTGCGGCTAGTGGAGCCGGGCGGCAGGGCGCGCAGACCCGTGCCGGATCAGGAACCGCGGGAGGCCGAGGCGGTTCTCGCCACGCTGCCGTGGCGGCGCGTGACGTGGCGGCAGGGCACGAAGGGCGCGCTCGCGGCCCGGTTTGCCATGACCCGCGTGCGGGTGGGCGACGGTCCGATCTGGGGCAACAATCGCCACCTGCCGGGCGCCGAGGTCTGGCTGGTGGGCGAGTGGCGCACCTCGGGCGAGCGCAAGTACTATCTCTCGAACCTGCCGCCCCGCACGACCCGGCGCGCCCTGGCCGGCACAATCAAGGCGCGCTGGGTGTGCGAGCAAGGCCACCAGCAGCTGAAGGAGGAGCTGGGCCTCGACCACTTCGAGGGCCGCTCCTGGACCGGCCTGCACCGGCACGCGCTGATGACGTGCATCGCCTGCGCCTACCTGCAGCACCTGCGCCTGGCTGGGCCCGACCGGACGGATGGGGGAAAAAAAGGTGGCCGGCCTACCGGGACCGCCACTGTCTCCGAGCCTGCCGGCCGTGCGGCAGGCCATCATCGGCCGCCTGTTCGTCGATCTCATCCCACCGGTGCGATGCCCACACTGTCGGCGCCGCTTCCGGCTGCCATCTGA
- a CDS encoding integrase core domain-containing protein, protein MADARSKIETWRRHYNESRPHTALGWRTPQEFALAAALQPAE, encoded by the coding sequence TTGGCCGACGCGAGGAGCAAGATCGAGACGTGGCGGCGGCACTACAACGAGAGCCGTCCTCACACCGCCCTCGGGTGGCGAACGCCCCAGGAATTCGCCCTGGCGGCGGCCCTGCAACCCGCCGAATGA
- a CDS encoding periplasmic nitrate reductase, NapE protein produces MRELLTFLILAVLIWPFIAVGVVSGWGFLVWMYYAFTGPPGPV; encoded by the coding sequence TTGCGGGAGCTGCTGACCTTCCTGATCCTCGCGGTGCTGATCTGGCCCTTCATCGCAGTCGGAGTGGTCTCCGGCTGGGGCTTTCTCGTCTGGATGTACTACGCGTTTACCGGCCCTCCGGGGCCCGTCTAG
- a CDS encoding DUF4142 domain-containing protein — MALIGRRAALVALVLLAVQPARSRADDDAGRFVEEAHASALFQERISRVAAAKATRPGIKALAARVRDFRSAQLPTLGRLAAAVGIEVRDTLDLELRSIVENIEPLDYLALSRRYAEVEAQALDKEIAAYEGAARSNSQQVRDYAAAHLESLRGFGKEVRDELAAVGP; from the coding sequence ATGGCACTGATCGGGCGCAGGGCAGCTCTCGTCGCGCTTGTCCTACTTGCCGTGCAACCGGCGCGTTCCCGCGCGGACGACGATGCAGGCCGTTTCGTCGAGGAGGCCCACGCCTCGGCACTTTTCCAGGAGAGGATCTCTCGCGTCGCTGCGGCCAAAGCGACGCGGCCCGGCATCAAGGCACTGGCCGCGCGTGTCCGCGACTTCCGTTCCGCTCAGTTGCCGACGCTCGGTCGACTGGCTGCCGCGGTCGGGATCGAGGTGCGGGACACGCTCGACCTCGAACTGCGCAGCATCGTAGAGAACATAGAGCCGCTAGACTACCTGGCACTCTCTCGACGCTATGCAGAGGTCGAAGCGCAGGCCCTCGACAAGGAGATCGCCGCCTATGAGGGCGCCGCTCGCTCGAACTCTCAACAAGTCCGAGATTACGCCGCGGCGCACTTGGAAAGTTTGCGAGGCTTCGGCAAGGAAGTGCGTGATGAACTCGCGGCGGTCGGGCCATAG
- a CDS encoding chaperone NapD encodes MAREQASWSRRDLLGGRPAAGGAVGGEHHVSGLVVHARPERLAEVLGALRAMPGLDVHGENPAGKIVATLETPTEDDVVRRLGEIGDLPGVLSTALVYHRFD; translated from the coding sequence ATGGCACGTGAACAAGCCTCGTGGTCCCGGCGGGACCTACTGGGCGGTCGTCCGGCCGCGGGGGGCGCGGTGGGCGGCGAACACCATGTCAGTGGTCTCGTCGTGCATGCCCGGCCCGAGCGACTGGCAGAGGTGCTCGGCGCGCTCCGGGCGATGCCCGGCCTCGACGTGCACGGCGAAAATCCCGCCGGAAAGATCGTCGCGACCCTGGAGACCCCCACAGAGGACGACGTCGTGAGGCGGCTGGGCGAGATCGGGGATCTTCCCGGCGTCCTGTCCACCGCCCTCGTCTACCACCGCTTCGACTAG